Proteins encoded by one window of Sphingosinicella sp. BN140058:
- a CDS encoding baseplate J/gp47 family protein yields the protein MSAPLDGRRAHALLEDMLRRARIALPRDGQPAEPGEVTRAILDAAARIGEEVTLRLDRVPDKQADNFYTAMGLGRDPARPAKLPVAFELAERATAGLLAPAGTRLSVDGPDGPVVFETEHGIELVQHRIAALAAVDAADDTIFLAAKSVVAGKLPRSAPLRRMVRGDVGAGAAKIQLDPALGLEAGMTLRLGTAADAPEHDVVAVEGDLVTLTPLLGAALADGSAVSEVISFAPFAVGARNRQAHALYLGHPTLLDIAAEATIGVTGLSLPAEAAWSWWGKLEGDDAAGWHPLRATTLGSGLALAKAKGAPEEREVGGRTSFWIRAALPGPSASAARAQEVRISVSGSGRCGVPHGQRCSIAADSQPIGYEAIAVTTPIVPNQPYHPFGREPRIFDSFYIGSKEVFGKAGAEVDLCITLGGPKFGRLASVEGGGILQVFGVGADGLVYRASFGSGIARLDPLPREGDPLPAYAAISAVLVGFHVHLFVGRENGVERAVFPFFISDVTRDMVSWTSIEPATPIGAVGAIVAFPLDSPVFYALAGTGLLEGRVAEQGYALHPIETDAPVQRLVRIQATGAALVVEGESDAPVTLWRAWPDTEWQELSSGRTWPLERLACWEHPDSGGTFMVGGFDRTGDEDRWQVVFHQLESGDAPVPIPVDEADVEPAEITFEWSNVVEGIPSAMIATTTPRQLIPVARTGGVEFVTVEEPEQIGAGGGDGRAFVLGGARTVIPRADLGLLHRAGSGRVIKMAVTARLTLAPEAIFPNRSGVYATPEDNSDRSNGEAYAWEQSDGGRFRRLMPMRPFAGVPSPLGHVDFWTLDLSQKLDLQIKWTGVTDGEEEEGDPRAIVQISPEDPFPAATTALTILTADPGLPAPSDFGIWDLVKTFDAPLEEPDADAEPATAFWTALESFPQTEAPLPFSLLKPADVSGAFEAMTFADPATIEERLRQGPLTVLGTDRRLLTLEAFSPNVLMARLSHDLIGLDEAVDFVTAPAPWSFVGPDQPSNPALSWEYWNGRSWWALEWGDTTGNLQSDGGIFFRVPKDLEETEVGGRKNRWIRARLVGGDYGEARVTVTTIPAGAGQQQSVTRDLSAIRAPYIIALRMGYCVTEPARPETILTEDNLGIIERTGANDVDLPFPVFTPVREAMNPPAAPQPPAPDLECDLCREDAQPDAPEPSGPAGEDPPSAPAERSLLIGFERPVTAMPITLFLDVAPLGGSGAFTAHVLRGGRFEPVEIGTDTSRAAGEPGIVSLFVAAPPDRATLFGTEAHWLRLGVAGQWSPQLNAVHPNAVMALSVDSRRNESVGSSSGAPDQSFRLAAASVEETSLQLFVQEDVGEEEAQSLETSPQIEGRPGPWVRWQAVPDVRDRGPFERIFALDSEQGTIRFGDGVRGRIPPAGKPLVAVAYRHVTGTGGNHVAAGDVLTPISPLAGVDKVAALDASAGGSDVEGIDAARRRAPAKLRHGGRIVTLADIEEFVRARFPQLVQARAQPWRGGVRLVVVERSAPPPLPATLREIAAAVREVASYGLAAPGRLTVAGARLLPVGVTVSLIPDDPDRFADLAAEVRTALAALFDPATGGLAGTGWPLGARPGKVDIAAALAGLADRAILSEIALDRRDRAQAEPLPERFPADVLATLSRDAVIVRPAQEVAA from the coding sequence ATGAGCGCGCCGCTCGACGGACGGCGTGCCCACGCCCTGCTCGAAGACATGCTGCGGCGCGCCCGGATCGCGCTGCCCCGCGACGGACAACCCGCCGAACCGGGCGAAGTCACCCGTGCCATCCTCGATGCGGCGGCGCGGATCGGCGAAGAGGTGACGCTCCGGCTGGACCGTGTTCCGGACAAGCAGGCCGACAATTTCTACACGGCGATGGGCCTCGGCCGCGATCCGGCGCGACCGGCGAAGCTCCCCGTCGCCTTCGAACTCGCCGAACGTGCGACCGCCGGATTGCTGGCGCCTGCCGGAACCCGCTTGAGCGTCGATGGTCCGGATGGACCGGTCGTGTTCGAGACCGAGCACGGCATCGAGCTCGTCCAGCACCGGATCGCGGCTCTCGCTGCGGTCGATGCGGCCGACGATACCATCTTTCTCGCCGCGAAGAGCGTGGTCGCGGGAAAGCTGCCGCGATCGGCGCCGCTGCGCCGCATGGTCCGCGGTGACGTCGGTGCCGGAGCGGCCAAGATCCAGCTCGATCCGGCCCTAGGCCTCGAAGCCGGCATGACCCTGCGGCTCGGCACCGCAGCCGACGCTCCCGAGCATGACGTCGTCGCGGTGGAAGGCGATCTGGTGACGCTGACACCTCTGCTCGGCGCTGCCCTCGCCGACGGCAGCGCGGTCAGCGAAGTGATTTCCTTCGCACCCTTTGCCGTCGGCGCCCGCAATCGGCAGGCGCATGCTCTGTATCTCGGCCATCCGACCTTGCTCGACATCGCGGCCGAGGCCACGATCGGCGTCACCGGCCTGTCGTTGCCGGCCGAAGCGGCGTGGAGCTGGTGGGGCAAGCTCGAGGGCGACGACGCAGCCGGCTGGCACCCGCTGCGGGCGACGACACTCGGTTCCGGCCTCGCTCTCGCCAAGGCCAAAGGCGCTCCCGAGGAGCGCGAGGTCGGCGGACGGACGAGCTTCTGGATCCGCGCCGCTTTGCCGGGCCCGTCGGCGTCCGCCGCGCGCGCGCAGGAGGTGCGGATCAGCGTTTCCGGCAGCGGCCGCTGCGGCGTGCCGCATGGCCAGCGCTGCAGCATCGCCGCAGACAGCCAGCCGATCGGCTATGAGGCGATCGCGGTGACCACGCCGATCGTGCCCAACCAGCCTTACCACCCGTTCGGCCGCGAGCCGCGGATCTTCGACAGCTTCTACATCGGTTCGAAGGAGGTGTTCGGAAAGGCGGGCGCCGAAGTCGACCTCTGCATCACGCTCGGCGGGCCGAAATTCGGGCGCCTAGCCAGCGTTGAGGGCGGCGGCATCCTGCAGGTGTTCGGGGTCGGCGCCGACGGCCTCGTCTACCGCGCCTCCTTCGGCAGCGGGATCGCGCGGCTCGATCCGCTGCCGCGCGAAGGCGATCCGCTTCCGGCTTATGCGGCCATTTCCGCCGTGCTGGTCGGCTTTCACGTTCATCTGTTCGTCGGCCGTGAAAACGGCGTCGAGCGCGCCGTCTTTCCATTCTTTATCAGTGACGTGACGCGCGACATGGTGTCATGGACTTCGATCGAACCCGCCACTCCGATCGGTGCCGTCGGAGCGATCGTTGCCTTCCCCCTCGATTCACCGGTCTTTTATGCACTGGCGGGAACGGGGCTGCTCGAGGGGAGGGTAGCGGAGCAGGGCTATGCCCTGCACCCGATCGAAACCGATGCGCCCGTCCAGCGGCTGGTGCGGATCCAGGCGACGGGCGCCGCCTTGGTGGTCGAGGGAGAGAGTGATGCGCCGGTCACCTTGTGGCGCGCTTGGCCGGATACGGAGTGGCAGGAACTAAGCAGCGGCCGGACCTGGCCGCTCGAACGGCTCGCTTGCTGGGAGCATCCGGATTCCGGCGGCACGTTCATGGTCGGTGGTTTCGATCGGACCGGAGACGAAGACCGCTGGCAGGTCGTGTTTCACCAGCTCGAATCTGGCGATGCGCCGGTCCCGATCCCGGTCGACGAGGCCGATGTCGAGCCGGCGGAGATCACCTTCGAATGGTCGAACGTCGTCGAGGGCATACCGTCGGCGATGATCGCGACCACGACGCCGCGGCAGCTGATCCCAGTGGCGAGAACGGGTGGCGTCGAGTTCGTCACCGTCGAGGAACCGGAGCAGATCGGTGCCGGGGGCGGCGATGGCCGCGCCTTCGTGCTCGGCGGCGCGAGAACGGTGATCCCGCGTGCCGATCTCGGCCTGCTCCACCGTGCCGGATCCGGCCGTGTCATCAAAATGGCGGTCACTGCCCGCCTGACGTTGGCCCCCGAAGCCATCTTTCCCAACCGTAGCGGCGTGTACGCGACTCCGGAGGACAATTCCGACCGCAGCAATGGCGAGGCCTATGCCTGGGAGCAGAGCGATGGAGGCCGCTTCCGCCGGCTGATGCCAATGCGCCCGTTCGCCGGAGTGCCGTCGCCCCTCGGCCATGTCGACTTCTGGACTCTCGACCTCAGCCAGAAACTCGACCTCCAGATCAAGTGGACCGGCGTCACCGACGGGGAGGAGGAGGAAGGGGATCCCCGTGCGATCGTCCAGATCAGTCCGGAGGACCCATTTCCAGCCGCAACCACAGCTCTGACCATCCTCACCGCCGATCCGGGCCTTCCCGCTCCATCCGACTTCGGGATCTGGGATCTGGTGAAGACTTTCGATGCGCCGCTCGAGGAGCCGGATGCAGATGCCGAACCGGCCACCGCTTTCTGGACGGCGCTGGAATCCTTCCCGCAAACCGAGGCGCCACTGCCATTCTCGCTGCTCAAGCCCGCAGACGTATCCGGCGCCTTCGAAGCGATGACATTCGCCGATCCGGCCACCATCGAGGAGAGGCTGCGGCAAGGACCGCTGACGGTGCTCGGGACGGATCGACGCCTGCTCACATTGGAGGCGTTCTCACCCAATGTTCTGATGGCGCGGCTGTCGCATGATCTGATCGGCCTCGACGAAGCGGTCGACTTCGTCACCGCGCCGGCACCCTGGTCCTTCGTCGGGCCGGACCAGCCGTCCAATCCGGCGCTCTCCTGGGAATATTGGAACGGCCGGTCCTGGTGGGCGCTCGAATGGGGCGACACCACCGGCAACCTCCAGTCCGACGGCGGCATCTTCTTCCGGGTTCCCAAGGATCTTGAGGAAACGGAAGTGGGGGGACGCAAGAACCGGTGGATCCGTGCCCGCCTGGTCGGCGGCGATTATGGCGAAGCGCGCGTCACCGTCACCACCATTCCGGCAGGTGCCGGACAGCAGCAAAGCGTCACCCGGGATCTTAGCGCCATCCGTGCGCCGTACATCATCGCCCTGCGCATGGGCTATTGCGTCACCGAGCCGGCGCGACCCGAAACGATCCTCACCGAAGACAATCTCGGCATCATCGAGCGGACCGGCGCCAACGACGTCGATCTGCCGTTCCCGGTCTTCACCCCGGTGCGGGAGGCGATGAACCCGCCGGCGGCCCCGCAACCACCGGCGCCCGACCTCGAATGCGATCTGTGCCGGGAAGATGCGCAGCCCGACGCGCCGGAGCCGTCCGGTCCTGCGGGCGAGGATCCGCCGTCGGCACCTGCGGAGCGATCGCTGCTGATCGGCTTCGAACGTCCCGTGACAGCGATGCCGATCACGCTCTTCCTCGATGTTGCGCCGCTCGGCGGTTCCGGCGCTTTCACGGCGCATGTGCTGCGCGGCGGCCGGTTCGAGCCGGTCGAGATCGGCACCGATACGTCGCGCGCGGCCGGCGAGCCGGGGATCGTGTCGCTGTTCGTCGCCGCTCCGCCCGATCGGGCGACCCTGTTCGGCACCGAGGCGCATTGGCTCCGGCTCGGTGTCGCCGGGCAATGGTCGCCCCAGCTCAACGCAGTGCATCCCAATGCCGTCATGGCGCTGTCGGTGGACAGCCGCCGCAATGAGAGCGTCGGCAGCTCGTCGGGGGCGCCGGATCAATCCTTCCGGCTGGCCGCCGCGTCGGTCGAGGAGACGAGCCTGCAGCTGTTCGTCCAGGAAGATGTGGGAGAAGAGGAGGCGCAGTCGCTCGAGACCAGCCCGCAGATCGAGGGTCGTCCCGGGCCCTGGGTGCGGTGGCAGGCGGTCCCGGACGTACGCGATCGCGGTCCCTTCGAGCGAATCTTCGCGCTCGATTCCGAACAGGGTACGATCCGCTTCGGCGACGGCGTGCGGGGGCGAATCCCGCCGGCCGGCAAGCCGCTGGTCGCGGTCGCCTATCGACATGTGACCGGAACGGGCGGCAACCATGTCGCGGCGGGCGACGTGCTGACACCCATTTCGCCGCTGGCCGGAGTCGACAAGGTGGCGGCGCTGGACGCTTCGGCCGGCGGCAGCGATGTCGAAGGGATCGACGCGGCACGCCGCCGCGCCCCTGCCAAGCTCCGCCACGGTGGACGCATCGTCACCCTCGCCGATATCGAAGAGTTCGTCCGGGCGCGGTTTCCGCAGCTTGTGCAGGCACGGGCCCAGCCCTGGCGCGGAGGCGTGCGCCTGGTCGTCGTCGAACGCAGCGCGCCGCCGCCGCTGCCCGCCACCTTGCGGGAGATTGCTGCCGCAGTGCGCGAGGTCGCAAGCTATGGCCTCGCCGCGCCGGGCCGGCTGACCGTGGCGGGGGCGAGGCTGCTTCCGGTCGGGGTCACAGTCTCGCTGATCCCGGATGATCCCGACCGATTTGCCGATCTCGCCGCCGAGGTCCGGACCGCACTCGCTGCCTTGTTCGATCCGGCGACGGGCGGCCTTGCCGGCACCGGCTGGCCGCTCGGCGCCCGACCCGGCAAGGTGGATATCGCCGCAGCGCTGGCGGGCCTGGCGGATCGCGCGATCCTCTCCGAAATCGCGCTGGACCGGCGAGACCGGGCACAAGCGGAGCCTCTGCCTGAGCGCTTCCCGGCCGACGTGCTCGCAACCCTGTCGCGCGATGCGGTCATCGTCCGTCCGGCGCAGGAGGTCGCGGCATGA
- a CDS encoding baseplate J/gp47 family protein yields the protein MIPFVSRLDDIDYDRLVEIARSRLPALAPQWTDYNIHDPGIMLVELLAWIADSQVYSLARDRKDERLAMAALLGVVPRGAVPASGVVYPVEPPEVSLPLPAGRRTVPVRARAPRVETVTAVDLLPIEIVQITLGEGSGSSEVTRINARAGAGFQPFGPRAAPGTSLTIALALKSGAQPPAGECLLSLGFETDVKGAAATGLGGIDAELTGFGPLVRVFDSSHDMQTSGAMVFKVADAARLDGGVIVLRPRQPASLVPRLLRIDVNAIPVVQRATFDDALVLRGNDRPAQSVMIEPAGLFGSDEMPSAGDAAAPPIWSLVDSDPAALRVRTIGGAAWHPAPLDLCGPADACYAMDERADGSGIALRFGNGVNGRKPALDETLAVSLRLSCGRRGNVASLLDWRVDGLIPVVRNREGFAGGADREDVAAALSRARARLRDSRLLATSAQLRGAVAGLPAQFGVGRIEVEEGWEKGRRTPASPATRTLVVARADHGTETAAWLRAVDRAVRPRIAFGERLAVIAPDWRRFRIRIDAVFAPRTLAADVREAVEADLAQRFDPGSTTAWPMGRDVDATAVAGWVRRVPGIAEVRSLALVSNAGAALDTVPVGRGALPLLEGVEWEALT from the coding sequence ATGATCCCGTTCGTGTCCCGCCTCGACGATATCGATTACGATCGGCTGGTCGAGATCGCGCGCAGCCGTCTGCCGGCGCTGGCGCCGCAATGGACCGACTACAACATCCACGATCCCGGCATCATGCTCGTCGAGCTGCTCGCCTGGATTGCCGACAGTCAGGTCTATTCGCTGGCAAGGGATCGCAAGGACGAGCGTCTCGCCATGGCCGCCCTGCTCGGCGTCGTGCCGCGCGGCGCGGTACCCGCATCCGGCGTGGTCTACCCGGTAGAGCCGCCCGAGGTCAGCCTGCCACTGCCGGCGGGGCGGCGAACCGTTCCCGTTCGGGCCCGCGCGCCTCGGGTCGAGACCGTCACCGCCGTCGATCTGCTGCCGATCGAGATCGTTCAGATCACCCTTGGAGAGGGCAGCGGGTCGTCGGAGGTGACCCGGATCAACGCCCGCGCAGGGGCCGGTTTCCAGCCGTTCGGGCCGCGCGCGGCCCCCGGGACTTCGCTGACGATTGCATTGGCGCTGAAATCGGGCGCACAGCCGCCTGCGGGCGAATGCCTGTTGTCCCTCGGCTTTGAAACGGACGTGAAGGGCGCGGCCGCGACCGGCCTTGGCGGCATCGACGCGGAACTGACGGGCTTCGGACCGCTGGTTCGTGTCTTCGACAGCAGCCACGACATGCAGACCAGCGGTGCCATGGTCTTCAAAGTCGCCGATGCCGCGCGGCTCGATGGCGGCGTAATCGTGCTTCGCCCGCGCCAGCCCGCCTCGCTGGTGCCGAGGCTGCTCCGCATCGACGTCAACGCCATTCCGGTCGTGCAGCGCGCCACGTTCGACGATGCCCTCGTCCTGCGCGGCAACGATCGCCCCGCGCAGAGCGTCATGATCGAGCCGGCGGGCCTGTTCGGAAGCGATGAGATGCCGTCGGCTGGTGACGCTGCGGCACCGCCCATATGGTCCCTCGTCGACAGCGATCCTGCCGCGCTGCGCGTGCGCACAATAGGGGGCGCCGCATGGCATCCGGCGCCGCTCGATCTGTGCGGACCAGCGGACGCCTGCTATGCGATGGACGAGCGTGCCGACGGCAGCGGGATCGCGCTGCGGTTCGGCAACGGGGTCAACGGCCGAAAGCCGGCACTGGATGAGACGCTCGCGGTGTCGCTCCGGCTGAGCTGCGGCCGTCGCGGCAACGTCGCAAGCCTGCTCGATTGGCGCGTCGATGGCTTGATCCCTGTCGTCCGCAACCGCGAGGGCTTCGCCGGCGGTGCCGACCGGGAGGATGTGGCCGCGGCATTGTCGCGGGCGCGCGCCCGGCTGCGCGACTCCCGGCTGCTCGCAACGTCGGCCCAGCTGCGGGGCGCCGTGGCGGGGCTGCCGGCCCAGTTCGGAGTGGGCCGGATCGAAGTCGAGGAAGGGTGGGAAAAGGGGCGGCGGACCCCGGCGAGCCCCGCCACCCGCACCCTTGTCGTCGCACGCGCGGACCATGGCACGGAAACGGCGGCCTGGCTGCGCGCGGTCGACCGCGCCGTGCGGCCGCGCATCGCCTTCGGAGAGCGTCTCGCGGTGATTGCGCCGGACTGGCGGCGTTTCCGGATCCGTATCGACGCGGTCTTCGCACCGCGCACCCTCGCGGCCGACGTTCGCGAGGCGGTGGAGGCCGACCTTGCACAGCGGTTCGATCCCGGTTCGACCACGGCATGGCCGATGGGGCGCGACGTCGACGCGACCGCCGTCGCCGGTTGGGTCCGCCGGGTGCCGGGCATCGCAGAGGTGCGTTCGCTCGCTCTGGTTTCGAACGCGGGCGCAGCCTTGGACACCGTGCCCGTCGGCCGCGGTGCGCTGCCCCTGCTCGAAGGCGTGGAGTGGGAGGCGCTGACATGA